A stretch of Brassica rapa cultivar Chiifu-401-42 chromosome A08, CAAS_Brap_v3.01, whole genome shotgun sequence DNA encodes these proteins:
- the LOC103835254 gene encoding uncharacterized protein LOC103835254 isoform X1: MGENGDKHSGSQESNSKKPESKNHSGVPKSDLWTDGLICAFEFIRGAKKHVHLKQEDGHTRVTEFNHNPFVDSSAADVPRSRSASSLNFIDDHLLPTAQAERYEGSRWVPIGWARISELVQTVQVNAEWPSLELIDDEEDVPVTDLAAPYWERPGGPTWWCHMAAGHSSVEAWLRNATWLHPAISLALRDESKLISERMRHLLYEVPVRVAGGLLFELLGQSVGDPVISEDDVPVVFRSWQAKNFLVTVMHVKGNVSSTNVLGVTEVEELLYAGGYNVPRTVHEVIAHLACRLSRWDDRLFRKSIFGAADEIELKFMNRRNHEDVNLFSIILNQEIRKLSRQVIRVKWSLHAREEIIFELVQHLRGNVARQLLEGLRKNTREMLEEQEAVRGRLFTIQDVMQSSVRAWLQDKSLRVSHNLAVFGGCGLVLTIIVGLFGINVDGIPGAQNTPYAFGLFTLLMVIIGAVLIAVGLVYLGLKKPITEEQVEVRKLELQDVVKIFQHEAETHAQVRRNNLSPTAGDIFDANYILIQ, from the exons ATGGGAGAAAATGGGGACAAACACTCAGGCTCACAAGAGAGTAACTCCAAGAAGCCTGAGAGTAAAAATCATTCAGGCGTCCCCAAGAGTGATCTTTGGACCGATGGGCTAATCTGCGCCTTTGAGTTCATCCGAGGAGCCAAAAAGCATGTTCACTTGAAGCAAGAAGATGGACACACCAGAGTTACTGAGTTTAACCACAACCCTTTTGTTGATTCATCTGCAGCCGATGTTCCAAGGTCAAGGTCGGCATCTTCCTTGAATTTCATAGATGACCACCTGCTTCCAACAGCACAAGCCGAGAGATACGAGGGAAGCCGCTGGGTGCCTATCGGTTGGGCTAGAATATCCGAGCTAGTTCAAACGGTGCAAGTGAACGCAGAGTGGCCTAGTTTGGAGCTGATTGATGACGAAGAGGATGTCCCAGTTACAGACTTAGCGGCTCCCTATTGGGAAAGGCCGGGTGGTCCCACGTGGTGGTGTCATATGGCTGCTGGACACTCTTCCGTCGAGGCGTGGCTCAGAAACGCTACGTGGTTGCATCCTGCTATTAGTCTTGCGTTGAGGGATGAGAGTAAGCTGATAAGTGAACGGATGAGACACCTTCTCTACGAGGTTCCGGTGAGGGTTGCTGGAGGTTTGTTGTTTGAGCTTTTGGGGCAATCGGTTGGTGATCCTGTGATCAGTGAGGATGATGTTCCCGTTGTTTTTCGGTCTTGGCAAGCTAAGAACTTCTTGGTGACTGTGATGCACGTTAAAGGGAATGTATCAAGCACTAATGTGCTTGGCGTCACTGAAGTAGAG gAGCTGCTGTATGCAGGAGGTTATAATGTGCCAAGAACGGTTCATGAAGTGATAGCACACTTGGCTTGCCGTCTCTCTCGATGGGATGATAG GCTGTTCCGTAAGTCCATATTTGGTGCAGCAGATGAAATTGAACTGAAGTTTATGAACAG GAGAAACCATGAGGATGTAAATCTCTTCAGTATCATTCTCAACCAAGAGATTAGAAAATTATCAAGACAG GTCATCAGAGTGAAGTGGTCACTACACGCAAGAGAGGAGATTATCTTTGAGCTAGTCCAGCACCTGAGGGGAAACGTAGCTCGCCAATTGTTGGAAGGTCTGAGGAAAAACACAAGGGAGATGCTGGAGGAACAAGAAGCAGTCCGTGGACGTCTGTTTACAATTCAAGATGTCATGCAAAGCAGTGTCCGCGCTTGGTTACAG GACAAGAGTCTGAGAGTGAGCCATAACTTAGCCGTCTTTGGAGGATGCGGTCTTGTACTCACAATAATCGTGGGATTGTTTGGGATCAACGTGGATGGCATCCCCGGCGCACAGAACACTCCTTATGCATTTGGTCTGTTCACTCTGCTAATGGTCATCATCGGAGCTGTTCTCATTGCGGTTGGCTTGGTGTACCTGGGGCTCAAAAAGCCCATCACGGAAGAACAGGTAGAAGTGAGGAAGCTGGAGCTACAAGACGTGGTGAAGATATTTCAACACGAAGCAGAGACACACGCGCAAGTCAGGAGAAACAACCTCTCTCCCACTGCTGGAGATATATTTGATGCTAACTATATTCTCATCCAGTAA
- the LOC103835254 gene encoding uncharacterized protein LOC103835254 isoform X2, translating to MGENGDKHSGSQESNSKKPESKNHSGVPKSDLWTDGLICAFEFIRGAKKHVHLKQEDGHTRVTEFNHNPFVDSSAADVPRSRSASSLNFIDDHLLPTAQAERYEGSRWVPIGWARISELVQTVQVNAEWPSLELIDDEEDVPVTDLAAPYWERPGGPTWWCHMAAGHSSELLYAGGYNVPRTVHEVIAHLACRLSRWDDRLFRKSIFGAADEIELKFMNRRNHEDVNLFSIILNQEIRKLSRQVIRVKWSLHAREEIIFELVQHLRGNVARQLLEGLRKNTREMLEEQEAVRGRLFTIQDVMQSSVRAWLQDKSLRVSHNLAVFGGCGLVLTIIVGLFGINVDGIPGAQNTPYAFGLFTLLMVIIGAVLIAVGLVYLGLKKPITEEQVEVRKLELQDVVKIFQHEAETHAQVRRNNLSPTAGDIFDANYILIQ from the exons ATGGGAGAAAATGGGGACAAACACTCAGGCTCACAAGAGAGTAACTCCAAGAAGCCTGAGAGTAAAAATCATTCAGGCGTCCCCAAGAGTGATCTTTGGACCGATGGGCTAATCTGCGCCTTTGAGTTCATCCGAGGAGCCAAAAAGCATGTTCACTTGAAGCAAGAAGATGGACACACCAGAGTTACTGAGTTTAACCACAACCCTTTTGTTGATTCATCTGCAGCCGATGTTCCAAGGTCAAGGTCGGCATCTTCCTTGAATTTCATAGATGACCACCTGCTTCCAACAGCACAAGCCGAGAGATACGAGGGAAGCCGCTGGGTGCCTATCGGTTGGGCTAGAATATCCGAGCTAGTTCAAACGGTGCAAGTGAACGCAGAGTGGCCTAGTTTGGAGCTGATTGATGACGAAGAGGATGTCCCAGTTACAGACTTAGCGGCTCCCTATTGGGAAAGGCCGGGTGGTCCCACGTGGTGGTGTCATATGGCTGCTGGACACTCTTCC gAGCTGCTGTATGCAGGAGGTTATAATGTGCCAAGAACGGTTCATGAAGTGATAGCACACTTGGCTTGCCGTCTCTCTCGATGGGATGATAG GCTGTTCCGTAAGTCCATATTTGGTGCAGCAGATGAAATTGAACTGAAGTTTATGAACAG GAGAAACCATGAGGATGTAAATCTCTTCAGTATCATTCTCAACCAAGAGATTAGAAAATTATCAAGACAG GTCATCAGAGTGAAGTGGTCACTACACGCAAGAGAGGAGATTATCTTTGAGCTAGTCCAGCACCTGAGGGGAAACGTAGCTCGCCAATTGTTGGAAGGTCTGAGGAAAAACACAAGGGAGATGCTGGAGGAACAAGAAGCAGTCCGTGGACGTCTGTTTACAATTCAAGATGTCATGCAAAGCAGTGTCCGCGCTTGGTTACAG GACAAGAGTCTGAGAGTGAGCCATAACTTAGCCGTCTTTGGAGGATGCGGTCTTGTACTCACAATAATCGTGGGATTGTTTGGGATCAACGTGGATGGCATCCCCGGCGCACAGAACACTCCTTATGCATTTGGTCTGTTCACTCTGCTAATGGTCATCATCGGAGCTGTTCTCATTGCGGTTGGCTTGGTGTACCTGGGGCTCAAAAAGCCCATCACGGAAGAACAGGTAGAAGTGAGGAAGCTGGAGCTACAAGACGTGGTGAAGATATTTCAACACGAAGCAGAGACACACGCGCAAGTCAGGAGAAACAACCTCTCTCCCACTGCTGGAGATATATTTGATGCTAACTATATTCTCATCCAGTAA